One genomic region from Solwaraspora sp. WMMD792 encodes:
- a CDS encoding DUF817 domain-containing protein, with translation MTAAVWARADLRRRAVLLLRFGWTEAKSCGFAVAVFTCLALTSVVPLPVPRYDALLICMVALTIGLWRIGWETGREVAVIAGFHLIGLALELFKVQVGSWSYPEDALTKVAGVPLYSGFMYAAVGSYICQAWRRFDLRVTRYPALAVTGLAVAVYVNFFTHHVLPDARWVIAVLLLIALRRTWVHYTVGDARLRMPLALAFVLIGFFLWVAENIATFLGAWTYPDQQHVWTFVHAGKFGSWSLLVTLSFVLVASVKATEGRLYGDRPRPSVTTRSD, from the coding sequence ATGACGGCGGCCGTCTGGGCCCGCGCGGACCTGCGCCGACGCGCCGTCCTGTTGCTGCGGTTCGGCTGGACCGAGGCGAAGTCGTGCGGCTTCGCGGTCGCGGTCTTCACCTGTCTGGCGCTGACGTCGGTGGTTCCGCTGCCGGTCCCCCGCTACGACGCGCTGCTGATCTGCATGGTCGCGCTGACGATCGGGTTGTGGCGCATCGGCTGGGAGACCGGCCGTGAGGTCGCCGTCATCGCCGGTTTCCACCTGATCGGGCTGGCCCTGGAGCTGTTCAAGGTGCAGGTCGGCTCCTGGTCGTATCCGGAGGATGCGCTGACCAAGGTCGCCGGCGTGCCGCTCTACTCCGGTTTCATGTATGCGGCGGTCGGCTCCTACATCTGTCAGGCGTGGCGCCGTTTCGACCTGCGGGTGACCCGCTACCCGGCGCTGGCGGTGACCGGGCTCGCGGTCGCCGTCTACGTCAACTTCTTCACCCACCACGTCCTGCCCGACGCCCGCTGGGTGATCGCGGTGCTGCTGCTGATCGCGCTCCGCCGGACCTGGGTGCACTACACCGTCGGCGACGCCCGGCTGCGGATGCCGCTGGCTCTGGCGTTCGTGCTGATCGGCTTCTTCCTGTGGGTCGCCGAGAACATCGCCACGTTCCTCGGCGCCTGGACCTACCCGGACCAGCAGCACGTCTGGACGTTCGTGCACGCCGGCAAGTTCGGCTCCTGGTCGCTGCTGGTGACGCTGTCGTTCGTCCTGGTCGCGTCGGTGAAGGCGACCGAGGGGCGGCTGTACGGCGACCGCCCCCGGCCCAGCGTCACGACCCGGTCAGACTGA
- a CDS encoding STAS/SEC14 domain-containing protein, which produces MITKIGQEGNVLGYEVAGKLTEQEYRDLYRELRAAIAEYGSVSVLGRLPDDSLPGMELSAIDDRLRFAREHLTDIDRAAVVGGNRVAEWVTRASDAMTPIELRHFDAGAEQQAWDWLRRARPV; this is translated from the coding sequence ATGATCACCAAGATCGGGCAGGAAGGGAACGTGCTCGGCTACGAGGTGGCCGGGAAGCTGACCGAGCAGGAGTACCGCGACCTGTACCGGGAGCTGCGGGCGGCGATCGCCGAGTACGGCTCGGTCTCGGTCCTCGGCCGGCTACCGGACGACAGCCTGCCGGGTATGGAGCTGTCGGCGATCGACGACCGGTTGCGGTTCGCCCGGGAGCATCTGACCGACATCGACCGGGCTGCGGTGGTCGGCGGCAACCGGGTGGCCGAGTGGGTGACCCGGGCCTCGGACGCGATGACGCCGATCGAGCTGCGGCACTTCGACGCCGGTGCGGAGCAGCAGGCCTGGGACTGGCTGCGCCGAGCCCGCCCGGTGTGA
- the thrC gene encoding threonine synthase, with product MTSLIDASTTSPDSAPVNITSPARVLVCRGCGAEYPLAAQHACYECFGPLEVGYDPAALARVTRADIEAGPANIWRYAPLLPAGQDPATRVSLDPGFTPLVPAAALAAELGIRAPLWVKDDSANPTHSFKDRVVSVALTAARTLGFSRFACASTGNLANSVAAHAARAGVPSIVFIPGDLEPGKIVTTAVYGGELVAIEGSYDDVNRLCSELVETDEFEDTAFVNVNVRPYYAEGSKTLGYEVAEQLGWRIPEQVVIPMASGELLTKVDKAFTELVEIGLVDAPANGWRVFGAQSAGCNPIATALHRDTDQIVPVKPTGIAKSLNIGDPAAGLYALEAVRRTGGWMDYADDDEIRAGIRLLARTTGVFAETAGGVTTAVLKKLVDSGRLDPTAETVVYNTGEGLKTIDAVAGQVGPTHRVKPSLRSVRDAGLLG from the coding sequence ATGACGTCGCTGATCGACGCGAGCACCACCAGCCCTGACTCCGCCCCGGTGAACATCACCAGCCCGGCCCGTGTCCTGGTCTGTCGCGGCTGCGGTGCCGAATACCCGCTCGCCGCGCAGCACGCCTGTTACGAGTGTTTCGGGCCGCTGGAGGTCGGCTACGACCCGGCGGCTCTCGCGCGCGTCACCCGGGCCGACATCGAGGCGGGCCCGGCCAACATCTGGCGGTACGCCCCGCTGCTGCCCGCCGGCCAGGACCCGGCCACCCGGGTCAGCCTGGATCCCGGATTCACCCCGCTCGTCCCGGCCGCCGCGCTCGCCGCCGAGCTGGGCATCCGGGCACCGCTGTGGGTCAAGGACGACAGCGCCAACCCGACCCACTCGTTCAAGGACCGGGTCGTTTCGGTCGCTCTCACCGCCGCCCGTACGCTTGGTTTCTCCCGGTTTGCCTGCGCCTCCACCGGTAACCTGGCCAACTCGGTCGCCGCGCACGCCGCGCGGGCCGGCGTCCCGTCGATCGTCTTCATCCCCGGCGACCTGGAGCCCGGCAAGATCGTCACGACCGCGGTGTACGGCGGTGAGCTGGTCGCGATCGAGGGCTCCTACGACGACGTGAACCGGCTCTGCAGCGAGCTGGTGGAGACCGACGAGTTCGAGGACACCGCGTTCGTCAACGTCAACGTGCGGCCGTACTACGCGGAGGGGTCCAAGACGCTCGGCTACGAGGTGGCCGAGCAGCTCGGCTGGCGGATCCCCGAGCAGGTGGTGATCCCGATGGCCAGCGGGGAACTGCTCACCAAGGTGGACAAGGCGTTCACCGAGCTGGTCGAGATCGGCCTGGTCGACGCGCCGGCGAACGGCTGGCGGGTGTTCGGCGCTCAGTCCGCCGGCTGCAACCCGATCGCGACCGCGCTGCACCGCGACACCGACCAGATCGTGCCGGTGAAGCCGACCGGGATCGCCAAGTCGCTCAACATCGGTGACCCGGCTGCCGGCCTGTACGCGTTGGAGGCGGTGCGGCGCACCGGTGGCTGGATGGACTACGCCGACGACGACGAGATCCGGGCAGGGATCCGGTTGCTGGCCCGGACCACCGGGGTGTTCGCCGAGACGGCCGGTGGGGTGACCACGGCGGTGCTGAAGAAGCTGGTCGACAGCGGACGGCTGGACCCGACCGCCGAGACGGTCGTCTACAACACCGGCGAAGGTCTGAAGACCATCGACGCGGTCGCCGGGCAGGTCGGCCCGACTCATCGGGTGAAGCCGTCGTTGCGTTCGGTTCGTGACGCCGGACTGCTCGGCTGA
- a CDS encoding inositol monophosphatase family protein → MADDPLALDDLLTIATQATARGAELIRTREPGHLAGKGDRDYASEVDLAVERELRAFLADATPHVGFLGEEEGVSGVGDGPQWVLDPVDGTVNFAHGVPLCGVSLALVQDRRPVVGVIELPLLGSRYTATLGGGAWRDGQPIRVRGTTRLPDALVNLGDFAVGDEAAERNAARLALTQRMARGALRVRMLGSAAIDLVWVADGRTDVSIALSNKPWDMAAGTLIAREAGAAVVDIDGTPHSLDSFATIAAAPPLLDEVLAQVRAAAADGGLT, encoded by the coding sequence ATGGCTGACGATCCGCTTGCCCTGGACGACCTGCTCACGATCGCGACACAGGCCACCGCACGCGGTGCCGAGCTGATCCGTACCCGTGAGCCCGGACACCTGGCCGGCAAAGGCGACCGGGACTACGCGTCCGAGGTGGACCTCGCTGTCGAACGGGAGCTGCGCGCCTTCCTGGCCGACGCCACCCCGCACGTCGGGTTCCTCGGCGAGGAGGAAGGCGTTTCCGGGGTCGGCGACGGGCCCCAGTGGGTGCTGGATCCGGTCGACGGCACGGTCAACTTCGCGCACGGCGTACCGCTGTGCGGGGTGTCGTTGGCCCTGGTCCAGGACCGGCGTCCGGTGGTCGGGGTGATCGAGCTGCCGCTACTGGGCAGCCGGTACACCGCGACCCTCGGCGGCGGCGCGTGGCGCGACGGCCAGCCGATCCGGGTGCGGGGCACGACCCGGCTGCCCGACGCGTTGGTCAACCTCGGCGACTTCGCGGTCGGCGACGAAGCCGCGGAGCGTAACGCCGCCCGGCTCGCGCTCACCCAGCGGATGGCCCGGGGCGCGCTGCGGGTGCGGATGCTCGGCTCCGCCGCGATCGACCTGGTCTGGGTGGCCGACGGCCGTACCGATGTGTCGATCGCCCTGTCTAACAAGCCGTGGGACATGGCCGCCGGCACGTTGATTGCCCGCGAGGCGGGCGCCGCCGTCGTCGACATCGACGGTACGCCGCACAGCCTCGACTCGTTCGCGACGATCGCCGCGGCTCCACCCCTGCTCGACGAGGTGCTCGCGCAGGTGCGGGCGGCGGCTGCCGACGGCGGGCTCACCTGA